GAGCTGCCCGCGCTGACCGACGCCGACGTCGAGCGCGTCGAGGCCCGCCTGGTGGAGGCCGCCCGCTCCTGGGCCGACGGCTTCGGCGAGGCACTGACCGCGGAGCTGGGCGAGGAACGCGCCGCCGAGCTGATGCGCAAGTACGGCACCTCCTTCCCCGAGGGCTACAAGGCCGACCACTCGCCGCGCGCGGCCGTGGCCGACCTGTGCCACCTGGAGAAGCTCTCCGCCAGCGAGCGCCCGTTCGCGCTCTCCCTCTACGAGCCCGTCGGCGCGGGCCCCGGCGAGCGCCGCTTCAAGATCTACCGCACCGGTGAGCAGGTCTCCCTCTCCGCGGTCCTGCCGGTTCTCCAGCGCCTGGGCGTCGAGGTCACCGACGAGCGGCCGTACGAGCTGCGCCGCACCGACCGGGTCAGCGCCTGGATCTACGACTTCGGCCTGCGGATGCCGCTGTCCACGGGCAACGGCGACGCGTACCTCGGCGACGACGCGCGCGAGCGGTTCCAGGAGGCCTTCGCGGCCGTGTGGACCGGCGAGGCCGAGAACGACAACTTCAACACCCTCGTCCTCGGCGCCGGCCTCACCTGGCGGCAGGCCGTGGTGCTGCGCGCGTACGCCAAGTACATGCGCCAGGCCGGCTCCACCTTCAGCCAGGACTACATGGAGGACACCCTCCGCAACAACGTCCACACCACCCGGCTGCTGGTCTCGCTCTTCGAGGCGCGGCTGTCGCCCGGCCGCCAGGCCGCCGGCACCGAGCTGATCGACGCCATGCTGGAGGAGCTGGACGGGGCCCTGGACCAGGTCGCCTCGCTCGACGAGGACCGCATCCTGCGCTCCTTCCTGATGCTGATCAAGGCGACGCTGCGGACGAACTACTTCCAGAGCGCCAGCGAGGGAAGCGGAAAGCACGGTCAGCTGGGCGGCGCGGGCGAGCAGCACGCGTACGTGTCGATGAAGTTCGACCCGCAGGCCATCCCGGACCTGCCGGCCCCGCGCCCCGCCTTCGAGATCTGGGTGTACTCCCCGCGCGTCGAGGGCGTCCACCTGCGCTTCGGCAAGGTCGCCCGAGGCGGCCTGCGCTGGTCCGACCGCCGCGAGGACTTCCGTACGGAGGTGCTCGGCCTGGTCAAGGCGCAGATGGTCAAGAACACCGTGATCGTGCCGGTCGGTGCCAAGGGCGGCTTCGTCGCCAAGAACCTGCCCGACCCGTCGGTGGACCGCGACGCCTGGCTCGCCGAGGGCATCGCCTCGTACAAGATCTTCATCTCGGCGCTGCTCGACATCACCGACAACATGGTCGCCGGCGAGGTCGTGCCGCCCAAGGGCGTGGTCCGCCACGACGAGGACGACACCTACCTCGTCGTCGCCGCCGACAAGGGCACCGCGACCTTCTCCGACATCGCCAACGGCGTCGCCGAGTCGTACGGCTTCTGGCTGGGCGACGCCTTCGCCTCCGGCGGCTCGGCCGGCTACGACCACAAGGGCATGGGCATCACCGCCCGCGGCGCCTGGGAGTCCGTCAAGCGGCACTTCCGCGAGCTGGGCCACGACACCCAGACCCAGGACTTCACGGTCGTCGGCGTCGGCGACATGTCCGGTGACGTCTTCGGCAACGGCATGCTGCTCTCCGAGCACATCCGCCTGGTCGCCGCCTTCGACCACCGGCACATCTTCATCGACCCGAACCCGGACTCGGCCACCTCCTACGCCGAGCGCCGCCGCCTCTTCGAGCTGCCGCGCTCCTCGTGGGCGGACTACGACACCGCCCTGCTCTCCGCGGGCGGCGGCATCCACCCGCGCAGCGCCAAGGCCATCCCGGTCAACGCGCAGATCCGCGCGGCCCTCGGCATCGAGGCGGGCGTCACCAAGATGACCCCGGCCGAGCTGATGCAGACCATCCTCCAGGCCCCCGTGGACCTGCTGTGGAACGGCGGCATCGGCACGTACGTCAAGGCGACCGCCGAGACGCACGCCGACGTCGGCGACAAGGCCAACGACGCCATCCGCGTCAACGGCTCCGACGTCCGCGCCCAGGTCATCGGCGAGGGCGGCAACCTCGGCCTGACCCAGCTGGGCCGCATCGAGTTCGCCCGCAGCGGCGCCGGCGGCGGGGGCGGCAAGGTCAACACCGACGCCATCGACAACAGCGCCGGCGTGGACACCTCCGACCACGAGGTGAACATCAAGATCCTGCTGAACGCGGTGGTCGCGGACGGCGACATGACCGTCAAGCAGCGCAACAGGCTCCTCGCCGAGATGACCGACGAGGTCGGCTTCCTGGTGCTGCGCAACAACTACGCGCAGAACACCGCGCTGGCCAACGGCTCCTCCCAGGCCCCCAGCCTGCTCCACGCCCAGCAGCGCTTCATGCGCCGCCTGGGCCGGGACGGACTGCTGGACCGCCAGCTGGAGTTCCTGCCCAACGACCGGCAGATCCGCGAGCTGCTCAACACCGGCAAGGGCCTGACCCAGCCGGAGCTGGCGGTCCTGTTCGCCTACACCAAGATCACGGTGGCGGACGAGCTCATCCACACCGAGCTGCCCGACGACCCGTACCTGCGCCGCCTGCTGCACGCCTACTTCCCGGGCGCCCTGCGCGCGAAGTTCCCCGAGCAGATCGACGGGCACGCGCTGCGCCGGGAGATCATCACCACCCTGCTGGTCAACGACACCGTCAACACCGGTGGTTCGACCTTCCTGCACCGCCTGCGGGAGGAGACCGGGGCCTCCACGGAGGAGATCGTCCGGGCGCAGCTCGCGGCCCGCGAGATCTTCGGCCTGGCCGAGGTGTGGGACGCGGTCGAGGCGCTGGACAACGTGGTCGCGGCCGATGTCCAGACCCGGGTGCGGCTGCACTCGCGGCGCCTGGTGGAGCGCGGTACGCGCTGGCTGCTGAACAACCGGCCGCAGCCGCTCCAGATCACCGAGACCATCGAGGCCTTCGGCGCCCGGGTGACGGAGGTCTGGTCGGAGCTGCCGAAGCTGGTGCGCGGCGCGGACCTCGAGTGGTACCAGTCGATCATGGACGAGCTGACCGGTGAGGGTGTGCCGGAGGAGCTGGCGGCGAAGGTGGCCGGCTTCTCGTCCGCCTTCCCGACGCTGGACATCGTCGCCATCGCGGACCGCACGGGCGTGGACCCGCTGGCCGTCGCCGAGGTGTACTACGACCTCGCCGACCGGCTGGACATCACCCAGCTGATGGACCGCATCATCGAGCTGCCGCGGTCCGACCGCTGGCAGTCGATGGCCCGCGCGTCCATCCGCGAGGACCTGTTCGCGGCGCACGCGGCGCTGACGGCCGACGTGCTGTCGGTGGGCAACGGCTCCTCCACTCCCGAGGAACGCTTCAAGGCGTGGGAGGAGAGGAACGCGGCGATCATCGGGCGGGCCCGGACGACCCTGGACGAGATCCGGGGCTCGGACGACTTCGACCTGGCGAACCTGTCGGTGGCGATGCGGACGATGCGCTCGCTGCTGCGCTCGCACGCGTAACGCTGCCGCGGGCTGAGCGGAGAACGGGCCGGGCCCGGGGACCATGTGGTCCCCGGGCCCGGCCCGTTCTCGCGGGCGGCTAGCCGCGCGTGAAGGCCTCGTATGCGTCGCAGACCTGCTTCGAGGGGCCGTCCATGCGCAGGACGCCCGCCTCCAGCCAGATCGCCCGGTCGCAGGTCTCGCGGACCGTGCCGATGCCGTGGCTGACGAGGAAGACGGTGCCGGCGCGGGCGCGCAGTTCCTCGATGCGGGCCTGGCTGCGGCGCTGGAAGGCGGCGTCGCCGGTGGCCAGGGCCTCGTCGATCATCAGGACGTCGTGGTCCTTGGCGGCGGCGATGGAGAACCGCAGCCGGGCGCCCATGCCGGAGGAGTACGTACGCATGGGCAGGGAGATGAAGTCGCCCTTCTCGTTGATGCCGGAGAAGTCGACGATGTCCTGGTAGCGCTCGCGGACCTGCTGCCTGGTCATGCCCATCGCCAGCCCGCCGAGGACCACGTTGCGCTCGCCGGTGAGGTCGTTCATCAGGGCGGCGTTCACTCCGAGGAGGGACGGCTGGCCGTGCGAGTAGACCGCGCCGCGGGCCACCGGCTGGAGGCCGGCGATGGCCTTGAGCAGGGTGGACTTGCCCGAGCCGTTGGAGCCGATCAGGCCGATCGCCTCGCCCTTGTACGCGGTGAAGCTGACGCCCTTGACGGCGTGGACCTCGCGGACGCCGGGGGCGGGCCGGCGGGAGACGAGCCGGCTGAGCGCGGCGGTGGCTCCGCCCTTGCGGGCGCCGGCGCCGTGCACCTTGTAGACGACGTGGACCTCGTCCGCGATGACGGTCGGGATGCGGGTGTCAGCCACGGCCGTACTCCTCCTCTGCCTTCCAGAACCAGACGAACCCGCCGACGCCGGCGAGCAGGGCCCAGCCGATGGCGAGCGGCCACACGTGGTGCGGGAGCGCGCTCGCCTTGAAGCTGTCGATCAGGGCGAAGCGCATCAGGTCGATGTAGACGGCCGCCGGGTTGGTCTTGAGCACCAGCGAGACCCAGTGCGGGAGCTGGTCGGTCTTGAGCATGGAGTCGATGGACCACATCACGCCCGAGGAGTACATCCAGGTCCGCAGGACGAACGGCATCAGCTGGCTGACGTCGGGGCTCTTGCTGCCGATGCGGGCCATGACCATCGCGCAGCCCGCGCAGAAGACGGCCATCAGGAAGAGCGCCGGGAGGGCGATCAGCCAGGAGGGGGACGGGGTCTGGCCGAAGGCCAGCAGCAGGACGATCAGGGCCGCCATGGTGACGAGCAGCTGCTGGAAGAGCTGGACCACGGAGGCGATCGGCAGGCTGGCGCGGGGGAAGTGCAGGGCCCGGACCAGGCCGAGGTTGCTGTGGACGGCGCGGGTGCCGGCGCTGATGGAGCTGCCGATGAAGTCCCAGACGAAGACGCCGGTGATCAGGAAGGGCACGTAGTCGGGGACGCCGTGGCTGGCGTGCATCACGATGCCGAAGATGAAGTAGTAGACGGCCGCGTTGAGCAGCGGGGTCATCAGGTGCCAGACCTGGCCGAGCTTGGCCGTGCTGTACGTGGCCTGCATGCGGGCGGTGGCGTACGCCGTCACGAAGTGGCGCCGGCTCCAGAGCTGCGCGAGGTAGCGGGGGAGGGAGGGGCGGGCGCCGCTGAGGGTCAGGCCGTGGGCTGCCGCCAGCTCCGCCGGTGAGGGCGGCGCGGTGGTCACGGTGGTCACGGTGGTCACGGGCTCGCTTTCGACGGGGTCGGGCCGGCGACGGGTCGGGCCTGCGATGGGACGGGTCCGTATCGTCGCTACGGCGACAGTAGGGCGTGTCACGTCGGAACGCAACCGTATCGTCGTGACGGGTGGGTGACGTCGTGCGCCGCTATGCTCTGTGCATGACCAACGAGCCTGCCGCCGCTCCCCCCGCCCGCCGCGCCCCCGCCGGGGCCGCCGTCCTGCGCGAGGACGTGACCGAGGCGATCCGGGCCGCGGTGGTGGAGGAACTCGCCGCGGTGGGCTTCTCGCGGATGTCGATCGAGGCGATCGCCCGCCGGGCCGGCGTCGGCAAGACGGCGGTGTACCGCCGCTGGAAATCCAAGCTGCACCTGGTGCTGGACCTGATCGGCGCGTTCGCCGTCGACGGGCTGCCGGTGCCGGCGACGGGCTCCCTCTACGGGGACGTCCGCGCGCTGCTCGAGGTGATGTCACACGTGCTGCGGCACCCAGTGGCCTCGGCGGTCATCCCCGACCTGCTGGTGGAGGCATCCCGTAACCCGGAGATCGCGGACGCGGTGCGCGGCGCGCTCCTCGAGGGGCAGCGCCGCATGGCCGAGGGCATCGTGGCCGAGGCCGTGGCCCGCGGTGAACTCCCCGCGGGCATCGACCCCGACCACGCCCTGGACCTGGCGATCGGCCCGCTGTACTGGCGCCAGGTGGTCGTACGCGACGGAGTGGTCCCGGCGTCGTACCTGGACGGCCTGGCCCGCTCGGTGGTGGCGGGCCTGCAGACGGACGAGGGGCCCGTCGGGGCGGTTTAGCGGGCCCCCGGGCGAACGGCCCGGGGGCCCGTGGGGGTCAGTGGTTGCTGCAGTCCGGTACGTTGCCCGCGCAGTTGGTGGGCTTGTTCCTGGTGATCTCGCTGTGCTCGTTCTGCACGGTGCCCGGGGCCACGTTGTTGATGCCGCCGCCTTCGCCGCCGGCCCGGTTCTCCTTGATGACCGCCCTCTTGACCGTCAGCACCGGGGCGGGGGCGCCGTTGAACGCCCGCTCGTTGTTGATGCCGCCGCCGTCGTCGCCGGCCTGGTTCTTGAGCACCTTGGTCTTCGACAGGGTGGCCCGGCCGGAGTTGTCCAGGCCGCCGCCGTCCTGGCCCGCCTTGTTGTCGCCGATCTCGCCGCCGTGGATCTCCAGGGTCCCGGGGGTCGCGTTCTTGATGCCGCCGCCGTCGTCGCCGGCCCAGTTCTCGACGATCTTGGTGTCTTTGATGACCGCTGTGCCCAAGGTGTAGATGCCGCCGCCCTGGGTGCCGCCGCCGCCCTGTTGGTTCGTGACGGCGTTGTGCTCGATCCGGCTGTCCTTGACGTTCAGTGTTCCCACGTTGACGATGCCGCCGCCGGCCTGGTCCGCCGTGTTGCCCGACACGGTGGTCCTGACGAGCTCGACGGTTCCGCCCGCGCTGTTGGAGATGCCGCCGCCGACGGCTTCCGCGGAATTCTGGTTCGTGACCGTGTTGGTCCGCACGTGGCTGCGCACCAGGGTGACACGGCCGTTCACGTTGGCGATGCCGCCGCCGGCCTGCTCGGCCTGGTTGCCGGCCACCGTGCTCTTCTCCACCTGCAGGGTGCCGCGGTTGAGGATGCCGCCGCCGATGACCGCGACGTTGCCGCCGGCCACGGTGAGGCCCTTCAGCGTGAGCTGTCCTGACGCTGCCACTTCGATCAGCCGGAAGGGCGCGCTGGCGGACCGGATCAGGGTGGAGTCCTCGCCCTTGATGGTGACCTTGCCGGTGATGACCGGCAGTGCGTTTCCACTGTTCGCGAAGTCGTCGAGGAAGGGGTAGGTGCACCGTTCGGCGAGATGGATCGTGCCGCCGTCGGGGTTGGCGTTCACCTGTTGGACCGCGGTGATGAGCGCCGCGGTATTGGAACACCCCACCGTCACGTTCAACGGCACGGCGTGGGCGGGTGCGGCCAGGACCGGGGCGGCCGTGGCACACAGTCCGAGACTCGCCACCGCAGAGGAACAGGCGAGGACAAGGCGCAGCTTCATGGGCTTCCTTCCACTGTTGCCCAGGGTCGCCGCCCGGCCGAAGGGGCAGTGCGGCGCCTGGATGACACGTGGTAGTTACCGGTTGATCCGCTGGAAGGCCGGGGCCCGGCCGCAACGCACGGCAAAGTCCATGCTTACGGTTGTCCCTCTGTGGCCCGCACGCCCTAATGATGGGATGGTCGGGAAGATCCGCCTAGGGCCAGAGGTCCGCGCCGAGGCCTGCCAGCGGGGCGTCGGCCACCGGGGCGGCCGCGGGGGCCGAGGCCGCCGGGGGAGTGGGGTGGCGGTCTGCCAGGGGGGTGATGGCCGGGACCGGGGTGGGCTGGCCCAGGAAGACGCGGCGGACCACGCGCTCGGCCGCGTGACCGTCGTCGTACGAGCAGAAGCGGGCGCGGAACGAGGCGCGCAGCTGCGCCGAGCGGGAGCCCTGCCAGTGGCCGGTGGCGAAGATGTCCACCAGCTCGTCCTCGGTGCGGGCGATCGCCCCCGGCGGGCAGGAGCGCAGGTCGAAGTAGGTGCCGCGGGCGGCTTCGTACGCCTCCCAGTCGTCCGCGTGGATGACGATGGGCCGGTCCAGGGCCGCGTAGTCGAACATCAGGGACGAGTAGTCCGTCACCAGCGCGTCCGAGGCCAGGCAGAGTTCCTCCACCGAGGGGTGGGCGGAGACGTCCAGCAGGCGCGGGTGCGGCTCCCAGGTGCCGTCGGTGCCCGCGTACGTCAGGTGGGTGCGGGTGAGCAGGGTGAAGCGCGGGCCCAGGTCCCGCAGGACCCGCTCGAAGTCCAGGTGCTGGGGCCGGCTGCGCCGGTAGTCGCGGTGGGTCGGGGCGTACAGGATCGCCGTGGTGCCCGGTGCGATGCCGAGGCGTTCGCGCAGTGCGAGGACGTCCGCGCGGGTGGCCCGGTGGAAGGCGTCGTTGCGGGGGTAGCCGTACTCCAGGGTGGTGTAGGAGGCGGGGACGGCCTTCTCCCAGACCAGGGTGGAGTGGTGGTTCGAGGAGAGCAGGTAGTCCCACTGGTCGGCGCCGCGCAGCAGCCCCGCGAAGTCCGTGGTCGGGGTGGCCGCCGGGCGGTCCTGGAGGTCGAGGCCGACCCGCTTGAGCGGGGTGCCGTGCTGCGTCTGGAGCAGGATCTGACCCGGCCGCTTGACCAGGGCGCGGTCGAAGTTGACGTTCGTCGTCAGGTACGCGGCCCGGGCCAGGGCGCTCCAGTACGCGGCCGAGCCGGGCCGCAGCAGGGTGGTCTCGGGCGGCAGGGTGGGGGCGTGCCGGGGGTCGCAGATCCACGCCGTCCGCATCCGCGGGGCCAGTTCGCGCAGCTTCGCCTCGATCGCCGCCGGGTTGCAGGCGTAGCCGCCGTGCCAGTACGCGGAGAACACCGCCAGTTCCGGGCGCAGCGGGAGCAGCCGCTGGATCCGGTAGTGCAGGCGCAGGGCGCTCTCGCGCAGCCCCCGCCACAGCGCCGAGCCCGCGCGGCCCGCGGCCAGGGCGCCCGCGCGCAGGGACGAGGCCGTCCGGTAGGCGCGCCGGAGCCCGAACCGCATCAGGGTGTGCCGCAGCCGGTCGGTGCGGGTCAGGGGCAGCGGCAGCGCCGCGCCGGCGCCCGGGCCGCGGTAGCGGCGCAGCAGGGCCGAGGCCCGCGCGAAGAACTCGGCGCGGGCGGCGCGCGGGAGGCGGCGCGGGTCGGCGTACAGGGCGCAGAAGTGCTCGGCCATCCGCCGGTGCACCGCCCCTTGCCAGCGCTCCAGCTCGGGGCGGGCGCCGAGGTAGCCGAAGACCCGCTCGTACTGGTCGAAGATGTCGAGGTGGCGCCGGCTGGTGGTGGTCAGGATCGAGCCGGTGCGGCGCTGGCGGTAGTGGACGCAGACCCGGTCGAGGACGGCCACGGACTCGGCGGCCAGCAGCGCCGGATAGGTCCAGGGGGTGTCCTCGTAGAAGCCGGGCGGGAATTCGAGGCCCTCGCGCTCCACGTAGTCGCGGCGGTAGGCCTTGTTCCACACCACCATCAGCATGCCGAGCAGTGCCGGGCGGTCGGCGAGCCGGAAGCTGGCGGGGCCCTCCTCGGACAGGCGGTGCGCGAGGCGGTTGCGGACCGTCTGGCCGGTCCAGAAGGTGCGGGCGTAGTCGTAGACCAGGACGTCGGGGGACCCGGTGGCCTTGAGCCGGTCGGTGATGGCCTGCAGGGCGCCGGGGGCGAGGGTGTCGTCGCCGTCGAGGAAGACCAGGTAGTCGCCCGTGGCCCGGGCCAGGCCCGCGTTGCGGGCCGGGCCCAGGCCGAGGTTGTGCGCCAGGTGCACGGCGGTGACCCGGGGGTCGCGGGCCGCGTACTCGTCGATGATCGAACCGCAGGCGTCCGGTGAGGCGTCGTCGACCGCGATCAGTTCCAGATCCGGGTACGACTGGGACAGGACCGAGTCCAGGCTCTCCTGGAGGTACGCCTGAACCTTGTACGCGGGCACGATGACGCTGAACCGGGGCACGGCACATCCAGGGGTCGGCGCGGGCATATGGCCCAGCAACCGCGCGCGCGGCGATCGGGTTACGCAGCGTGTGGCATTCGGGTTACAGAGCGTCAACTTCCCATGTCGTCGGCGGTTATGGACAAGGTCACTTGACCGCTCCGGCCATCACCCCCGTCACGAACTGCCGCTGGAACGCGAAGAAGACGAGCAGCGGCACCACCATCGACAGGAAGGCGCCGGGCGCCAGCACGTCGATGTTGTTCCCGAACTGCCGCACCTGCTGCTGGAGCGCCACCGTGACCGGCGGGTGCGCCGAGTCGGCGAAGACCAGCGCCACCAGCATGTCGTTCCACACCCACAGGAACTGGAAGATGCCGAGCGAGGCGATCGCCGGACCGCCCAGCGGCAGCACCACCCGGGCGAACAGCCGCAGTTCGCCCGCCCCGTCGAGCCGGGCCGCCTCCAGCAGCTCGCGCGGGATCTCCGCGAAGAAGTTCCGCAGCAGGAAGACCGCGAAGGGCAGTCCGAAGGCGGTGTGGAACAGCACCACCCCCGCCGTCGTCTCGAACAGGCCGATGGAGCCGAAGAGTTCGGACACCGGGATCAGCGCCACCTGTACGGGGACCACCAGCAGTCCCACCACGATCAGGAACAGCCAGTCCCGGCCCGGGAACTCCAGCCAGGCGAAGGCGTATCCGGCGAAGGAGCCCAGGGCGAGGACGAGCAGCGTCGCGGGGACGGCGATCGCCGCCGTGTTCAGCAGCGAGCCGGTGATCGTGTCATTGGCCAGCAGCTGCGCGTAGTTCGAGACCGTCAGTCGCGAGGGCGCGGTCAGCGTCTGCCACCAGCCGCCCCGGCCCAGGTCGGCCGGGGACAGGAAGGAGGACAGCAGCAGCCCGAGGGTGGGCAGCAGCCAGAACAGCGCGGCCAGGACCAGGAAGACCCGTACGGCGCCGGACGCGGCTCGGGCCGCGAGCCGGCCCGTCGGGCTGATGCCCGGAGTGCTCATCGGGAGGCCTCCTTCCGCATCCTGCGGATATTCAGCAGCATCACCGGCACCACCAGTACCAGCAGCAGCACCGCGATGGCGCTGCCCAGCCCCGGATCGGCATCCGTCCCGAAGGAGGTGCGGTACAGCTGGAGCGCGAGCACGTTCGCGTCGTCCTGCACCGCGCCCGGCGCGATCACGAAGACCAGGTCGAAGATCTTCATCACGTTGATGACCAGGGTGACCAGCACCACCACCAGCACCGGCGCCAGCAGCGGCACCGTGATCCGGCGGAACACCTGCCACTCGCCCGCCCCGTCCACCCGGGCCGCCTCCAGCAGCTCGCGCGGTACGGCGGCCAGCCCGGCCGCGATCAGCACCATCGCGAACCCGGCCCACATCCACACGTACGCCCCGATCACCGCCGGGGTCACCAGCAGCGGGCCGAGCCACTCCACCCCCGCGTACGCCTCCCGGAAGTTGGCCGCCGGAAGCCGCAGCAGCGCCCCGTCCGCCTGTGCGGGCAGCGTGAAGGTGCCGTCGGCGCCGGCCGTCGCCGAAGCCACCACCCGGCCGTCCTTCACCGCCTCGACCCGCATCCCGGACAGGCCCGACTCCGTCGGGTCGACCGCGTTCACCGCCCCGCCGCCGCCCCGGGTGAAGTCCTGCCAGACGGTGCCGGTCACCTTCCCCGCCGCGGCCCCGGCCCTCCCCGCCGTACGGGTCCCCGCGGGCAGGGCCTCCGGCGCCACCCCGACCAGCGGCAGCAGCACGGGCACGCCCGCCCGTACCGGCGCGCGCGTCACGAGGGCCCCGCCGGCGGCGGGCTCCAGCGGGGAGTCCCGGCCCGGGCGGGCCCCGGGGAACGCGGAGGACCGCGCGAAGGTGTCGTGCACCCCGACCCACACCGCGTTCGCGACACCCCGCTGCGGGTCGTGGTCGTACACGAGCCGGAAGATGATGCCCGCCGCCAGCATCGAGATCGCCATCGGCATGAAGACCAGCAGCTTGAACGCCGTTCCCCAGCGCACCCGTTCGGTCAGCACCGCGAAGACCAGGCCCAGGGCGGTCGCCACGGCCGGGGCCACCACCACCCACACCGCCGTGTTCCGCAGGGCCGTGCGGATCGCCGGATCGGTCAGGATCCGCCGGTAGTTGCCCGCCCCGACGAAGGTGTCGCCGGAGCGGTCGAAGAGGCTACGGTAGAGGGAGTAGCCGATGGGCTGCACCACGAGCGCGCCGAGCAGCACCAGGGCGGGCAGCAGGAATGCCACCGCGATCAGCCGGCGGCGCCGCGCGTGCGCGTTCCGGGGCCGCGTCCGTCTTCCGGGCCGGTCCGCCGCGGCGGCCCGGCCCCGTGTCGTCGCCGTCACGGCGTCAGTCCCCGTAGGCCCTGGCCGCGTCCGCCTCCAGCCTCTCCTGGATCCCCGCCACGTCCGACGGGTTCGCCAGGAAGTCCTGGAGCGCCTTCCACTCGCCCACCCCCGGCGTCCCGCCGAAGGCCGCCGGAGCCTGGTCCGACATGTCGAAGCGGAAGTCGTCGCCCGCCGCGATCAGCGCCTTCGCGATGCCCCGCTGGATGTCGTTCGGGTAGGCGGCGAAGTCCACCGCCTTGTTCGGGGAGACGAAACCGCCCTCACGGGCCTGGATCTGCGCCGCGTCCGCCGAAGCCAGGAACGTCAGCAGCGCCTGGGCGCCCTTCGACGGCTTCAGCGCCACCGCCACGTCACCGCCCGACACCACCGGCGCCTTCGCGCCGACCGCCGGGAAGGGGAACACCAGCGCGTCCTCGCCCACCTTCGCCTCGGTCTGCGCGATGTTCACCGCCACGAAGTCGGCCTCGAACACCATCGCCGCCGCCGGCCGGTCCCCGCCCGTGAAGGTCTGCGTCACCGACTTCGCGAACTCCGTGGAAAGGGCCCCGCTCGGGCCGCCCGCCAGGAAGTCCTTGCGGCCGAACAGCTGCCCGAGGGTGGTCAGCGCCTGCTTGACGCTGTCGTCCGTCCACTTGATCCGGTGCTTCGCCAGCTGGTCGTACTTCTCCGGCCCCGCCTGCGAGAGGTACACGTTCTCGAACCAGTCCGTGAGGGTCCAGCCGTCCGCGCCGGCCACCGACACCGCCGGGGTGCCGGAGGCGGACAGGGTGTCGGCCGCCGCCAGGAGCTCCTTCCAGGTCGTGGGGGGTTTGACGCCCGCCCCCTCGAAGGCCTTCGCGTTGTACCAGATCAGCGACTTGTTGGCCGCCTTGTAGTAGACGCCGTACTGGGTGCCGTCGACCGCGCCGAGCGTGCGCCACCCCGGCGAGTAGTTCGCCTCGAGCTGCGCCCTGGCCCCCGGGCCTACCGGCTGCGCCCACTTGTTGCGCACCGCCGAGACCAGCGCCCCGACCTGCGGGAGCAGCGCCACGTCCGGCGGCGCACCGCCCGCG
The Streptomyces sp. NBC_00091 genome window above contains:
- a CDS encoding NAD-glutamate dehydrogenase → MQTKLDEAKAELLARAARVAENSPAGGLLPTGSEHGERPDQGTTLAYLQRYYLHTAPEDLADRDPVDVFGAALSHYRLAENRPQGTANVRVNTPTVEENGWTSSHSVVEVVTDDMPFLVDSVTNELSRQGRGIHVVIHPQVVVRRDVTGKLIEILGPDCDAHGPKTARPHDSLVESWIHVEIDRETDKADLKQITGDLLRVLSDVRESVEDWEKMRDSALRIADELPGEPTAPDLREYELEEARELLRWLADDHFTFLGYREYNLVDGDALAAVPGTGLGILRSDPVHHGQEDAHPVSPSFNRLPADARAKAREHRLLVLTKANSRATVHRPSYLDYVGVKKFDADGNVVGERRFLGLFSSAAYTESVRRVPVIRRKVTEVLEGAGFSPSSHDGRDLLQILETYPRDELFQTPVDKLREIATSVLYLQERRRLRLYLRQDEYGRYYSALVYLPRDRFTTGVRLRLMDILKEELGGTSVDFTAWNTESILSRIHFVVRVPQGTELPALTDADVERVEARLVEAARSWADGFGEALTAELGEERAAELMRKYGTSFPEGYKADHSPRAAVADLCHLEKLSASERPFALSLYEPVGAGPGERRFKIYRTGEQVSLSAVLPVLQRLGVEVTDERPYELRRTDRVSAWIYDFGLRMPLSTGNGDAYLGDDARERFQEAFAAVWTGEAENDNFNTLVLGAGLTWRQAVVLRAYAKYMRQAGSTFSQDYMEDTLRNNVHTTRLLVSLFEARLSPGRQAAGTELIDAMLEELDGALDQVASLDEDRILRSFLMLIKATLRTNYFQSASEGSGKHGQLGGAGEQHAYVSMKFDPQAIPDLPAPRPAFEIWVYSPRVEGVHLRFGKVARGGLRWSDRREDFRTEVLGLVKAQMVKNTVIVPVGAKGGFVAKNLPDPSVDRDAWLAEGIASYKIFISALLDITDNMVAGEVVPPKGVVRHDEDDTYLVVAADKGTATFSDIANGVAESYGFWLGDAFASGGSAGYDHKGMGITARGAWESVKRHFRELGHDTQTQDFTVVGVGDMSGDVFGNGMLLSEHIRLVAAFDHRHIFIDPNPDSATSYAERRRLFELPRSSWADYDTALLSAGGGIHPRSAKAIPVNAQIRAALGIEAGVTKMTPAELMQTILQAPVDLLWNGGIGTYVKATAETHADVGDKANDAIRVNGSDVRAQVIGEGGNLGLTQLGRIEFARSGAGGGGGKVNTDAIDNSAGVDTSDHEVNIKILLNAVVADGDMTVKQRNRLLAEMTDEVGFLVLRNNYAQNTALANGSSQAPSLLHAQQRFMRRLGRDGLLDRQLEFLPNDRQIRELLNTGKGLTQPELAVLFAYTKITVADELIHTELPDDPYLRRLLHAYFPGALRAKFPEQIDGHALRREIITTLLVNDTVNTGGSTFLHRLREETGASTEEIVRAQLAAREIFGLAEVWDAVEALDNVVAADVQTRVRLHSRRLVERGTRWLLNNRPQPLQITETIEAFGARVTEVWSELPKLVRGADLEWYQSIMDELTGEGVPEELAAKVAGFSSAFPTLDIVAIADRTGVDPLAVAEVYYDLADRLDITQLMDRIIELPRSDRWQSMARASIREDLFAAHAALTADVLSVGNGSSTPEERFKAWEERNAAIIGRARTTLDEIRGSDDFDLANLSVAMRTMRSLLRSHA
- a CDS encoding ABC transporter ATP-binding protein produces the protein MADTRIPTVIADEVHVVYKVHGAGARKGGATAALSRLVSRRPAPGVREVHAVKGVSFTAYKGEAIGLIGSNGSGKSTLLKAIAGLQPVARGAVYSHGQPSLLGVNAALMNDLTGERNVVLGGLAMGMTRQQVRERYQDIVDFSGINEKGDFISLPMRTYSSGMGARLRFSIAAAKDHDVLMIDEALATGDAAFQRRSQARIEELRARAGTVFLVSHGIGTVRETCDRAIWLEAGVLRMDGPSKQVCDAYEAFTRG
- a CDS encoding ABC transporter permease, which produces MTTVTTVTTAPPSPAELAAAHGLTLSGARPSLPRYLAQLWSRRHFVTAYATARMQATYSTAKLGQVWHLMTPLLNAAVYYFIFGIVMHASHGVPDYVPFLITGVFVWDFIGSSISAGTRAVHSNLGLVRALHFPRASLPIASVVQLFQQLLVTMAALIVLLLAFGQTPSPSWLIALPALFLMAVFCAGCAMVMARIGSKSPDVSQLMPFVLRTWMYSSGVMWSIDSMLKTDQLPHWVSLVLKTNPAAVYIDLMRFALIDSFKASALPHHVWPLAIGWALLAGVGGFVWFWKAEEEYGRG
- a CDS encoding TetR/AcrR family transcriptional regulator, translated to MTNEPAAAPPARRAPAGAAVLREDVTEAIRAAVVEELAAVGFSRMSIEAIARRAGVGKTAVYRRWKSKLHLVLDLIGAFAVDGLPVPATGSLYGDVRALLEVMSHVLRHPVASAVIPDLLVEASRNPEIADAVRGALLEGQRRMAEGIVAEAVARGELPAGIDPDHALDLAIGPLYWRQVVVRDGVVPASYLDGLARSVVAGLQTDEGPVGAV